The following DNA comes from Mycobacteroides immunogenum.
CCGGTTCGGGAAAATCAGCCACCTCACGGGTCAGCGAGGCGACAAGTTTCGCAATCTCGTCCGGGGCCGTCACGTGGGCAACACCCAACGATCCATGTTCCAGCCGGCACCCCACCGGGTGACGCTGGGCGTGGCGGCGTACATCGACTTCGGTGCGATCAGCACCCGCGGCTGCCGGTAGAGCGGCAACGTGGGCAGGTCGTTCCACAGGATCGCCGAGGCGTCGCCGAGTAGCCGGCTCTGATCCCTGGCGTTGGTGGTCACCGCAAGGGCGGCGATGATGCCGTCGATCTGGCCGTTGGCGTAGTTCGCCGGGTTCTTTCCCTCGCGCGAGCGCAGGGCGTAGGCGTCCATGAGCCAGGACCCGGTCGAACCGCTTCCGGGCGCGCCACCGATGGAGCTGAGCAGCGCGTCAACCTGGTTGTCCCGCAGCGAATGCGGTCCGGTCTCGGGCGAGCTGACATCCTGCACGGTGATCCCGGCTGGTTCGCAGGCCTGCGCCATGGCAGAGACGATGGCCGCGCGCCGCGGATTGGGCGCCTGGTAACCCACCCGCAGCGTCAACGGATGATTCGCCGCTGCCGCGCGGGCCGCGATCGGGTCCGAGCGCATGAAGCGGCCCGCTTCGGCGGCGGCCTCCACCGAGGCGAACGAATCCCCGATGCTGGTGTCCAGCCGCGCGTTCATCACTGGCACGCCGGCGATTCCCGCGATGGCGTCACGCGGCGTGCACAAGGCGACAGCGCGGCGCAGGTCCGGGGCACCGACGGATCCCCCGGCACCGAAGATGAGCTGTTCCACACCTGAACCGGGTTCCTCGGTGCGCACAAAGCCGTCGGGTGCGGTGAGTGTCCCGGCCGACCCGGCCGCGACATCGACCACCTCAAGATCGCCGTCGGAGAGCCGCTTTTGCACGTCGATCCCGCTGGGCCACACCGTGACCCGCTTGGTCACCGGCGGGTTGCCCCACCACTTGTCATTGGCCACCAGCACCACGGACCCGTCGTCGTTGTACCCGTCGACCTTGTACGGGCCCGACGACGGGAACTTCGACAGGTCCAGATCGGAGTCAAGGTTCCACTGGTTGTTCCAGAAATCGGCGATCTTCTGCAGCACCGGAACATCGTTGGCCGCGATGGCGGCGACCAGATCGATGTTCCCGCCCAGCTTGTCGGCGATCACGTGCCACGGCAACATCGTGGTGGCGGTGAACAACTGAGTCCAGTCCGTGAAGGCGCGATCAGGAGCGAAGGTGACCCGGGCGGTCTTCTGCCCCGGTTTGCAGTCGACCGTGGAGATGTCCGCGTATCCCGCCGTGCTGGCGGCATCGAAGTCGGGCATCCTGCCGGATTGCGCGAACCAGGCCAGCACCATGTCTTCACAGGTCACCGGCTTGCCGTCGGAATAGACGGCCTTCTCGTTGATGGTG
Coding sequences within:
- a CDS encoding ABC transporter substrate-binding protein — translated: MDSRSPARTGAQRIARIGAIATTVLLAAGLLTSCWTSAAKTLDYAVDGRLTTYNVNGVAGNASAGAQAFNRVLTGFGFHGPDGQVIADHDFGSVEVVGRIPLVLDYTINEKAVYSDGKPVTCEDMVLAWFAQSGRMPDFDAASTAGYADISTVDCKPGQKTARVTFAPDRAFTDWTQLFTATTMLPWHVIADKLGGNIDLVAAIAANDVPVLQKIADFWNNQWNLDSDLDLSKFPSSGPYKVDGYNDDGSVVLVANDKWWGNPPVTKRVTVWPSGIDVQKRLSDGDLEVVDVAAGSAGTLTAPDGFVRTEEPGSGVEQLIFGAGGSVGAPDLRRAVALCTPRDAIAGIAGVPVMNARLDTSIGDSFASVEAAAEAGRFMRSDPIAARAAAANHPLTLRVGYQAPNPRRAAIVSAMAQACEPAGITVQDVSSPETGPHSLRDNQVDALLSSIGGAPGSGSTGSWLMDAYALRSREGKNPANYANGQIDGIIAALAVTTNARDQSRLLGDASAILWNDLPTLPLYRQPRVLIAPKSMYAATPSVTRWGAGWNMDRWVLPT